In the genome of Ignavibacteriales bacterium, one region contains:
- a CDS encoding DUF2279 domain-containing protein translates to MQNKFLIFFILVGIASISGQTLTQTSDEFQYLQTKLNLQNNPSGTSQIQFKSSLMSLRNFRGDDFSQKFLKDKRFYDGAILSDGTTWRDNSDVSSTKLYSIFGVIALADALGYLKLKEMWYKNETTKFHAIDFHADGLKYQLMDKYGHGLHAYFVSDLTTKAYRWAGVSGNESILYGSLTGWLWMLQIEVMDGFFADWGFSWGDLLANTAGAGFSALNQIYPDEFGGLQPKFSYHTSDALKNHLYNNGATNPVDDYEGLTFWLGVNPYHYLPSSIKEAVPVWLRPLGVAVGYSAEGIANSPQGGRREIFIGLDIDLRQINVGESNFLKFLLTELNFVRLPLPAVRLTPTGIWYGLYF, encoded by the coding sequence ATGCAAAATAAATTTTTAATATTTTTCATCCTGGTTGGAATTGCCTCAATTTCAGGGCAGACACTAACACAAACTTCTGATGAATTTCAGTACCTGCAGACAAAGTTAAATTTGCAAAATAATCCGAGTGGCACATCACAGATTCAATTCAAGTCATCACTAATGTCATTAAGAAATTTTCGTGGTGATGATTTTAGCCAGAAATTTTTAAAGGATAAAAGATTCTACGATGGCGCAATTCTTAGCGATGGAACAACCTGGCGGGATAATTCTGATGTAAGCAGTACAAAACTTTACAGCATATTCGGAGTGATTGCTTTGGCAGATGCTCTTGGTTATCTGAAATTAAAAGAGATGTGGTACAAGAACGAAACAACAAAATTCCACGCAATAGATTTTCATGCCGATGGTTTAAAATACCAGTTGATGGATAAATACGGTCACGGACTTCATGCATATTTCGTAAGTGATCTTACAACAAAAGCATACCGCTGGGCGGGAGTTTCGGGCAATGAATCAATTCTCTACGGCTCACTTACCGGCTGGTTATGGATGCTGCAGATAGAAGTAATGGACGGATTTTTTGCTGACTGGGGTTTTAGCTGGGGCGATCTTCTTGCTAACACCGCCGGAGCGGGTTTCTCGGCACTCAATCAGATTTATCCGGATGAGTTTGGCGGACTTCAGCCTAAATTCAGTTACCATACGTCAGACGCGTTGAAGAATCATCTGTATAACAATGGCGCTACAAATCCAGTTGATGATTATGAAGGTCTAACTTTCTGGCTCGGAGTAAATCCATATCATTATCTTCCATCTTCAATTAAGGAAGCTGTTCCCGTTTGGCTAAGACCACTTGGTGTTGCAGTTGGTTACAGTGCGGAAGGTATTGCTAACAGTCCGCAAGGCGGAAGAAGAGAAATTTTTATCGGGCTTGATATTGACCTGCGTCAGATAAATGTCGGTGAAAGCAACTTCTTAAAATTTTTATTGACAGAACTTAATTTTGTAAGACTTCCTTTGCCTGCTGTAAGATTAACTCCAACGGGGATTTGGTACGGGTTATATTTTTAG
- a CDS encoding glucosyl transferase: MGRLKNYFFLIPPPRMLRRASFILLLFSIPSCKEDTAVIPPPPQPKINLAVEDVSCTEAWLNLKLENITLPVDLELKKDSTVIKTFFSFNSSDTTLYIDSLLPNQTYNFQSVIQSINHSSNEVSVTTMDTTSHNYTWQTFEFGQHSSSVLYDVAIIDDNNIWAVGEIFMNDSLGNPDPHAYNAVHWDGNEWEVKKISVLYRGNLITPPLYGIFALANSEIWLSSGVPIKGDGTNWQQYHLFDMGILTQQDGYLTKIWGSSSSDIYFVGTLGTIAYYNGSQWIRIESGTTLPLIKVHGNSEGDVYASGGSYLTSESIVLKLNGVQTAEKIIDGYSDNQVDTSKLFISQLYGIFSGLWVDEGGSVIMGGSFIYRYRNNRWRFLNGVEGNYPGGFPSRSFIHDVSGNSQNDFCVVGEFGSVQHHNGITAVQIGEPFSFQNTTMYYGVDMNGDIIVTVGKKINQAVVTVYMR; encoded by the coding sequence ATGGGTAGACTGAAAAATTATTTTTTCTTAATCCCGCCTCCACGAATGTTGCGGCGGGCAAGCTTTATCTTACTCTTATTCAGCATCCCTTCCTGCAAAGAAGATACAGCCGTGATTCCTCCGCCACCTCAACCAAAAATAAACCTCGCGGTTGAAGATGTAAGCTGTACAGAAGCCTGGCTGAACCTGAAGTTAGAAAACATAACCCTGCCTGTTGATCTTGAACTGAAGAAAGACAGCACAGTTATAAAAACATTCTTCTCATTTAACAGCAGTGATACAACGCTCTACATCGATTCACTCCTGCCAAACCAAACCTACAACTTTCAATCAGTCATTCAGTCAATCAACCATTCGAGCAACGAAGTTAGCGTGACTACAATGGACACCACCAGCCACAACTACACCTGGCAAACATTTGAGTTTGGACAGCACAGCAGCAGTGTACTTTATGATGTAGCTATTATTGATGATAATAATATCTGGGCAGTTGGTGAAATTTTTATGAATGACTCACTTGGGAATCCTGATCCGCACGCATATAATGCTGTGCATTGGGATGGTAATGAATGGGAAGTCAAAAAGATTTCGGTTTTATATAGAGGGAACTTAATAACTCCTCCATTATATGGAATATTTGCTCTAGCTAATAGTGAAATATGGTTATCCTCAGGTGTACCAATTAAAGGTGATGGAACAAACTGGCAGCAATATCATTTGTTTGATATGGGAATACTAACCCAACAGGACGGATATTTAACTAAAATATGGGGCTCTTCCTCATCAGATATCTATTTTGTTGGTACACTTGGTACGATAGCCTACTACAACGGCAGCCAGTGGATAAGGATTGAAAGTGGGACAACATTGCCATTAATCAAGGTTCATGGTAACTCGGAGGGTGATGTTTATGCAAGTGGCGGAAGTTATTTAACAAGTGAAAGCATCGTACTAAAACTGAACGGTGTTCAGACAGCAGAAAAAATAATAGATGGATATTCGGATAATCAGGTTGACACAAGCAAATTATTTATATCACAATTGTATGGAATATTCAGTGGGCTTTGGGTGGATGAGGGAGGCAGCGTGATAATGGGTGGAAGTTTTATTTACAGGTACAGAAATAATAGGTGGAGGTTTCTTAATGGTGTTGAAGGTAACTACCCGGGAGGATTTCCATCGCGCAGCTTCATACACGATGTATCAGGAAACAGTCAAAATGATTTTTGTGTAGTTGGAGAATTTGGCAGTGTGCAACACCATAATGGAATAACTGCTGTTCAGATTGGTGAACCATTTAGTTTTCAAAATACAACTATGTATTATGGTGTTGATATGAACGGTGATATAATAGTTACAGTTGGAAAAAAAATAAATCAGGCTGTAGTCACAGTTTATATGAGATGA
- a CDS encoding DUF4032 domain-containing protein — protein MDKKYLVLNLFPEYRPDLEDLPWNIPLNEWTDKHAKFLDIRKGVSKHTVRFIKTKDYAFAIKQTSPLNAYFESETFSRLLEKGIHTLIPAGYIFYKKDLFEEKTNEKDALSFLVTILEGKSIPHSILFKWDFSETSRKSIYRAAAELLAELHYKNIFWGDASLSNILIKFIKSKDEKGKTKTELKAFLSDSETIQFLKNISAELKQKDLQRFFESMKNISQELPDKSDSVVKDDQEFFRTEYQNNYSLLTKAADFENKTGLNIRKHFYRFTDQYSVDSIFKQIEEHKWYLSEKAGHEIDIKDAANEWVKKIYKPIINEFNKIKLFDYFPDTNSVKLYADIMAHKYYLSIEKGEDIGIETAIRSYGEKYSNKEQSIFTKFIERLLKRITKIVPPNYNL, from the coding sequence ATGGATAAAAAATATCTTGTACTAAATCTATTTCCCGAATACAGGCCCGACCTGGAAGATCTTCCATGGAATATTCCGCTTAATGAGTGGACTGATAAACACGCTAAGTTCCTTGATATAAGAAAAGGAGTTTCTAAGCATACTGTCCGTTTCATAAAAACAAAAGATTATGCTTTTGCAATTAAACAGACATCCCCGCTCAATGCATACTTTGAAAGCGAAACTTTTTCACGTCTGCTAGAAAAAGGAATTCACACTCTTATTCCTGCCGGTTATATTTTTTATAAAAAAGATTTGTTCGAAGAAAAGACTAATGAAAAAGATGCTCTGTCATTCCTCGTAACAATACTTGAGGGAAAATCAATCCCGCATTCAATCCTGTTCAAATGGGATTTTTCTGAAACCAGCCGTAAGTCCATTTACAGAGCTGCAGCAGAGCTATTGGCGGAACTTCATTATAAAAATATTTTCTGGGGCGATGCTTCCCTTTCGAATATTCTTATCAAGTTTATTAAATCAAAAGATGAAAAAGGAAAAACAAAAACTGAGTTAAAAGCTTTTCTTTCTGATTCGGAAACTATTCAATTCTTAAAAAATATTTCCGCTGAACTGAAACAAAAAGACCTGCAAAGATTTTTTGAATCAATGAAAAACATAAGCCAGGAACTGCCGGATAAATCTGATTCCGTTGTAAAGGATGACCAGGAGTTTTTCAGGACAGAGTATCAGAATAATTATTCGCTTCTTACAAAAGCGGCTGACTTCGAAAACAAAACCGGTCTGAACATACGGAAACATTTTTACAGGTTTACTGATCAGTACTCAGTTGATTCTATCTTCAAACAAATCGAAGAACATAAATGGTACCTGAGTGAGAAAGCCGGACACGAAATAGATATCAAGGACGCGGCGAATGAATGGGTGAAAAAAATTTATAAGCCAATCATTAATGAATTCAATAAGATTAAGCTGTTCGATTATTTTCCGGATACAAATTCTGTTAAACTTTATGCGGATATAATGGCTCATAAATATTATCTGAGCATTGAAAAAGGTGAAGACATCGGCATTGAAACGGCTATACGAAGTTATGGTGAAAAATATTCAAATAAGGAACAATCGATATTCACCAAATTTATTGAGAGACTTTTAAAACGAATTACCAAAATAGTTCCTCCTAATTACAATCTTTAA
- a CDS encoding HAD hydrolase-like protein, with amino-acid sequence MKHPLLIDFDGVINLNGKIAPDAKSFLGYLVKEKIPSLILSNSTLKSSADIQKYLEVNGIDLNIPSITTVDASVEFLKKHYKTASVYCGEKVKHHFSDIPDSENPEAILIGDLEQNWTYEILNEMLLKVLNGAEIIAMQKNRYWKKDEKILMDAGSFVSALEFASSKKSLLIGKPSELYYSNALAELGFTNNETFFMLGDAVESDIVPVQRMNGKGILIYSGKTKYPFKEKTVKPDYETFNLTDVIRILSEL; translated from the coding sequence ATGAAACATCCGCTATTAATAGACTTTGACGGTGTAATTAATCTGAATGGGAAAATTGCCCCGGATGCAAAATCTTTTTTAGGATATCTTGTAAAAGAAAAAATTCCTTCTTTAATTCTCAGCAACTCAACACTTAAATCTTCGGCAGATATTCAGAAGTATTTGGAAGTGAATGGAATAGATTTAAATATTCCTTCTATCACAACTGTGGATGCTTCAGTTGAATTTCTTAAGAAGCACTATAAAACCGCAAGCGTTTACTGCGGTGAAAAAGTCAAACATCATTTTTCTGATATACCTGATTCAGAAAATCCCGAAGCAATACTTATCGGTGATCTTGAACAAAACTGGACTTATGAAATTCTGAATGAAATGCTTTTGAAAGTTTTAAACGGCGCTGAAATTATTGCGATGCAGAAGAATCGTTATTGGAAGAAAGATGAAAAGATTCTGATGGATGCAGGTTCATTTGTCTCGGCACTTGAATTTGCCTCATCAAAAAAATCATTGCTGATAGGTAAACCATCGGAACTATATTACAGCAATGCTCTTGCCGAACTTGGATTCACAAATAATGAAACTTTTTTTATGCTGGGTGATGCTGTTGAAAGTGATATTGTTCCGGTTCAGCGAATGAATGGAAAAGGTATTTTGATTTATTCTGGCAAAACCAAATATCCTTTTAAAGAGAAAACTGTGAAACCTGACTACGAAACTTTTAATTTAACTGATGTGATTAGAATTTTATCCGAACTGTAA
- a CDS encoding ATP-grasp domain-containing protein: MRTKTKVAIVYNEAHPDFYAKSVDHEVKELDFIPYFEVDELTPIEEFEIIAESLRKLGLDAYTLNISDNLNLLLREIKKNQPDVLFNFIELYKDNARLEMNIVGLLELIGIPFTGAPSDALANCQNKVLAKRILKASGIKTPEFMLVNKPVKRLNHKLKFPIIVKPAYEDASVGIENESIVSNDRQLSRRIEYVHHHFLQPSLIEEFIDGRELNVAVLGDKNPVTLPISEISFEKMPGHLFNIVSYQAKWDPLHESYHKTIPICPAKLPKRIEAKAKDNALKAFKIMGCRDYARIDMRLSHKGELYVLEVNPNPDLTEGAGFMRSAEAAGFTYGTALQRIVELALERNKRNNGNGFFEGTLGLMTGK; this comes from the coding sequence ATGAGAACAAAAACAAAAGTTGCAATTGTATATAACGAAGCTCACCCGGATTTTTACGCCAAATCTGTAGACCATGAAGTTAAAGAATTGGACTTCATTCCATATTTTGAAGTCGATGAGCTTACACCTATCGAAGAATTTGAAATTATTGCTGAATCACTAAGGAAGTTAGGGCTTGACGCATATACTTTAAATATAAGCGATAATCTAAACCTGCTTCTGAGGGAAATAAAAAAAAATCAGCCGGATGTGCTTTTCAATTTCATTGAACTTTATAAAGATAATGCACGCCTTGAAATGAATATCGTCGGTTTACTTGAGCTGATAGGAATTCCTTTTACGGGGGCACCTTCAGATGCGTTAGCTAACTGCCAGAACAAAGTTCTTGCTAAAAGAATTTTGAAAGCTTCAGGCATAAAGACACCTGAGTTTATGCTTGTTAATAAACCCGTTAAGAGATTGAACCATAAACTCAAATTTCCAATTATAGTTAAACCGGCATACGAAGATGCAAGTGTTGGAATTGAGAATGAATCGATAGTATCAAACGACAGGCAGCTAAGCAGACGTATTGAATATGTGCATCATCATTTTTTACAGCCATCTTTGATTGAAGAATTTATTGATGGAAGAGAACTTAATGTTGCGGTGCTGGGAGATAAAAACCCGGTTACACTTCCCATCAGTGAAATCAGTTTTGAAAAAATGCCCGGACATCTTTTTAACATTGTAAGCTACCAGGCAAAATGGGATCCGCTGCATGAATCTTATCATAAAACAATTCCTATATGTCCGGCAAAACTTCCAAAACGTATTGAAGCTAAAGCCAAAGATAACGCGCTGAAGGCATTCAAGATTATGGGATGCAGAGATTACGCGAGGATTGATATGCGCCTGTCTCACAAAGGTGAACTGTATGTTCTCGAAGTCAATCCAAATCCCGACCTTACTGAAGGCGCCGGATTTATGCGTTCGGCGGAAGCTGCGGGTTTTACATACGGTACAGCTTTACAGAGAATTGTTGAACTTGCACTTGAAAGAAATAAAAGAAACAACGGCAATGGTTTTTTTGAAGGAACTCTAGGCTTGATGACAGGCAAATAA
- a CDS encoding hydrolase yields MENSMKRNSKILVRDTTALLIIDIQEKILKVMTDPDSVIINTIKLIKGFKILNIPIFFTEQYPKGLGITAAPLKKELEGLSAIQKMSFSCFGAPNFFTRLNDNNVTQVVVAGVESHVCVQQTVLDLIANNFQVNVAADAVSSRKESDYKFALDRMKSHGVEVTTTEAILFELLNESGTEEFKQISKIVK; encoded by the coding sequence ATGGAAAATTCAATGAAAAGAAACAGTAAGATCCTCGTAAGGGATACTACTGCCCTGCTGATCATCGATATTCAGGAAAAGATTTTAAAAGTGATGACTGATCCTGATTCTGTTATCATTAATACAATCAAACTTATAAAAGGATTTAAGATTTTAAACATTCCGATTTTCTTTACCGAACAATATCCTAAAGGACTGGGAATAACAGCAGCACCTCTTAAAAAAGAACTTGAAGGATTAAGCGCTATTCAAAAAATGAGTTTCAGTTGTTTTGGTGCGCCCAACTTTTTTACAAGACTTAATGACAATAACGTAACTCAGGTTGTCGTTGCAGGTGTGGAATCACACGTTTGCGTACAGCAGACAGTACTTGATTTAATTGCAAATAATTTCCAGGTTAATGTTGCCGCGGATGCAGTTTCATCAAGAAAAGAAAGTGATTACAAATTCGCACTGGACAGAATGAAAAGCCACGGTGTGGAAGTGACCACCACCGAAGCGATTTTGTTTGAACTGTTAAATGAAAGCGGCACTGAAGAATTCAAACAAATTTCAAAAATTGTAAAGTAG
- a CDS encoding ring-cleaving dioxygenase yields the protein MNHNINGIHHITAIAGNPQSNYNFYVKNLGLRFIKKTVNFDDPYTYHLYYGDEAGNPGTILTFFPWLNAVKGKKGSGQITTISFSILPSSIDFWMNRLRELNIETTGPFKRFNEDVIIFYDEDEFELELVASLNEKRKGWANGDIPVEHSIKGFYGVTTSLTEYSQTQKLLTEVMGFKKISEEQNRIRFESNDAGPSSYYDILHLPGNIHGRMGIGAVHHIAWRTHNDETQSAVRNNLLSFDMHVTPIVDRNYFHSIYFREPGNVLFEVATDPPGFTVDEPLEQLGRQLKLPSWYENDRQSIEKALPQLITE from the coding sequence ATGAACCATAACATAAATGGTATTCACCATATCACAGCTATTGCGGGCAATCCTCAATCGAATTATAATTTTTATGTTAAGAATCTTGGATTACGTTTTATCAAAAAGACTGTGAACTTTGATGACCCGTATACTTATCATCTTTATTATGGTGATGAAGCCGGGAACCCCGGAACCATTCTCACATTCTTTCCATGGTTAAACGCAGTAAAAGGAAAAAAAGGCAGCGGACAGATAACAACAATTTCTTTTTCTATCCTGCCATCTTCAATTGACTTCTGGATGAACAGGCTTCGCGAATTAAACATTGAAACGACAGGTCCGTTCAAAAGATTTAATGAAGATGTAATTATTTTTTATGATGAAGATGAGTTTGAACTTGAACTGGTTGCATCATTAAATGAAAAAAGGAAAGGATGGGCAAACGGTGATATTCCTGTCGAACACTCGATAAAAGGATTTTACGGTGTTACAACATCTTTGACGGAATATTCGCAAACTCAAAAACTTTTAACAGAAGTGATGGGATTCAAAAAGATTTCGGAAGAACAAAACAGGATCCGGTTCGAAAGTAATGATGCGGGACCTAGCTCTTATTATGATATCTTACATCTTCCGGGAAATATTCATGGCAGAATGGGAATTGGTGCTGTTCACCATATTGCATGGAGAACTCATAATGATGAAACACAGTCAGCGGTAAGAAATAATCTGTTATCGTTTGATATGCATGTAACTCCGATTGTTGACAGGAACTATTTCCATTCAATTTATTTCCGTGAACCGGGAAATGTTTTGTTTGAAGTTGCAACCGATCCCCCGGGCTTTACAGTTGATGAACCTCTAGAGCAGCTTGGCAGACAATTGAAACTTCCATCCTGGTACGAAAATGACAGGCAGTCAATTGAGAAAGCCTTGCCGCAACTAATCACGGAATAA
- a CDS encoding dienelactone hydrolase family protein yields MNTVLTDPHKDQPVLFKGESKSPKAGMILIHGRGADAESILTLTDLFDVKDFIYAAPQAFNNTWYPYSFLTPISDNEPGITSGLNKIKTTINSLNEKGIDTGKIFLLGFSQGACLALEYASRYPQKFGGVIGLSGGLIGPDGLERKQNGSLIKTKIFIGCSDIDPHIPLQRVHYTADFLQQAGGEVIKKIYPNLGHTINDDELHHINKIMNEV; encoded by the coding sequence ATGAACACTGTTCTTACTGATCCACATAAAGATCAGCCTGTTCTGTTTAAAGGTGAATCAAAATCACCCAAAGCAGGAATGATATTGATTCACGGCAGAGGCGCGGATGCAGAAAGTATCTTGACCTTAACCGATTTATTCGACGTGAAAGATTTTATTTATGCTGCCCCTCAGGCTTTTAATAATACTTGGTATCCATACAGCTTTCTAACTCCCATCAGCGATAATGAACCCGGAATAACTTCAGGTCTTAATAAAATAAAAACAACCATTAATTCATTAAATGAAAAAGGCATTGATACAGGGAAAATTTTCCTGCTTGGTTTTTCACAAGGCGCGTGCCTGGCACTTGAATATGCTTCAAGATATCCGCAAAAGTTTGGCGGTGTAATCGGCTTAAGCGGTGGTTTAATAGGACCTGATGGTTTGGAAAGAAAACAAAACGGATCACTTATTAAAACAAAAATATTTATCGGCTGCAGCGATATTGACCCTCACATTCCGTTACAAAGAGTTCATTATACTGCTGACTTCCTTCAACAAGCAGGAGGAGAAGTCATAAAAAAAATATATCCGAATTTAGGTCACACAATAAATGATGATGAACTTCATCACATAAATAAGATTATGAATGAAGTCTGA
- a CDS encoding polysaccharide deacetylase family protein — protein sequence MIRNIFITAIILAANLPLYSQASSFAPQIEILKWRWGYNSAFSFTFDDGLLSQTQYAAPVLDQFGFKGTFYVLPPFLKESSPAIWRYGYWPDYQVVSWNGHEVGSHTLNHPYLTSLPAGDTLTPNTIHYELYHSQQQINNRLNTRCVSIAYPYSDHNPLVDSLTKIYFKSGRSVGPFPNHDSSIQFYSLTSYPVTFSLPRNSTSDDLDELNDFICWTENSITDSSWGIIMIHEVVPFAQVPDLLNQGLYEPMSTEWLSAYCTWLEAKSNNAEVWVETAGNVIKYIKERNNTSSQIISSNEDEIKFRLIHNLEPDIYNYNLTLLAGIPDQWESCYLNQASRYDSLVVFQSHLGNTVMVDAIPDGTEITLSRNTLTNIDEATPENFSFKLNQNYPNPFNPVTTITYQLYSPSNITLKIYDVLGNELKELFEGYKTSGSYEVKFDAHEFPSGIYFYRLSDGNSTKTMKMILLK from the coding sequence ATGATCAGAAATATTTTTATAACAGCAATAATTCTAGCAGCTAACTTACCGCTTTATTCACAGGCGTCATCGTTTGCTCCACAAATTGAAATATTAAAATGGAGATGGGGATATAATTCAGCCTTCTCATTTACATTTGATGACGGGTTGCTAAGTCAAACTCAGTATGCTGCGCCCGTTCTTGACCAATTCGGGTTTAAAGGAACTTTCTATGTTCTTCCGCCATTTTTAAAAGAATCTTCACCTGCAATCTGGCGATACGGGTACTGGCCTGATTATCAGGTAGTTAGTTGGAATGGGCATGAGGTTGGATCACATACATTGAATCACCCATACCTCACTTCGTTACCAGCAGGCGATACATTAACTCCAAATACAATTCATTATGAATTATATCATTCTCAACAGCAGATCAATAACAGATTAAATACTCGGTGTGTTTCTATCGCTTATCCTTATTCTGATCATAACCCCTTGGTCGATTCACTGACCAAAATTTACTTTAAATCAGGAAGAAGTGTCGGACCATTCCCCAACCATGACAGTTCGATTCAATTTTATTCCTTAACATCATATCCAGTCACATTTAGTTTACCTCGCAACTCAACTTCAGATGATCTTGATGAACTGAATGATTTTATCTGTTGGACGGAAAACTCAATAACTGATAGTTCATGGGGAATAATCATGATCCATGAAGTTGTTCCGTTCGCGCAAGTCCCGGACCTGCTGAATCAAGGGTTGTATGAACCTATGTCAACTGAGTGGTTATCAGCTTATTGCACCTGGTTGGAAGCTAAGAGCAACAATGCTGAAGTATGGGTGGAAACTGCAGGCAATGTTATCAAATACATTAAAGAAAGAAATAATACAAGCAGCCAGATTATTTCTTCTAATGAGGATGAAATCAAATTCAGATTGATTCACAACCTGGAGCCTGATATTTATAACTACAACCTGACTTTACTCGCGGGCATTCCGGACCAATGGGAAAGCTGTTATTTAAACCAGGCATCAAGATATGACTCACTTGTGGTGTTTCAATCACATTTAGGAAATACTGTGATGGTAGACGCGATTCCTGATGGAACTGAAATTACATTAAGCAGAAATACTTTGACAAATATTGACGAAGCAACACCTGAAAATTTTTCTTTCAAACTAAATCAGAACTATCCTAATCCATTCAATCCGGTTACTACGATCACTTACCAATTGTATTCACCATCGAATATTACTTTAAAGATATACGATGTTCTTGGAAATGAATTGAAGGAATTGTTTGAAGGTTATAAAACTTCTGGTTCATACGAAGTAAAATTTGATGCCCATGAATTTCCTTCCGGCATTTACTTTTATAGACTAAGTGATGGCAATTCAACAAAAACAATGAAGATGATTTTGCTCAAATAG
- a CDS encoding tetratricopeptide repeat protein: MNPFVQNKERLFGEILTTYFNQHEITEFSEKYLTEISIKKKLPSGTSVSNKNQIQLELKDDTSFRSNVDLLITFASTKLDNHKFLEFLLTAGQASITAGEFILAVDIHEKILSTTRKIPQLSDITANAYLALGELYSRQALWKESKLNINKADKLFSKLSDLKGRSKCENLLGTIYGDYGNMHKSKAHFEKSLKYLDKTDDTALRGKVEINLGITHTVQENFDIALSYFKRAIVNFQRIGDLKRISEIHHNIGMVHLKKNYYEDALIEFDQSISAALQAGFLPTLSITYISKAYLFTLLEDFVLAGAFAEKAMDIAYKINDKLTIAEVYKVKGIIERNLNNFDLSENYLLTSLRLNNELNNKLNQAETSYELGVLYKDIKRKKDSHYYLNTALQYYKKINAAAEIENIRTCLQN, translated from the coding sequence TTGAATCCCTTTGTCCAAAATAAGGAACGACTATTCGGTGAGATACTTACCACTTATTTCAATCAGCATGAAATAACAGAATTTTCTGAAAAATACCTTACTGAAATATCCATCAAGAAAAAACTCCCTTCTGGTACAAGTGTTTCAAATAAAAACCAGATCCAGCTTGAATTGAAAGATGACACATCTTTCAGAAGTAACGTAGACCTGTTAATTACATTTGCTTCCACAAAATTAGATAATCATAAATTTCTTGAATTCTTGTTAACGGCAGGACAAGCATCAATTACGGCAGGAGAATTTATTCTTGCAGTTGATATCCACGAAAAAATACTTTCAACTACCAGAAAGATCCCCCAGCTATCAGACATAACTGCAAACGCGTATCTCGCTTTAGGCGAACTTTACAGCAGGCAGGCACTATGGAAAGAAAGTAAATTAAACATAAATAAAGCGGATAAACTTTTCAGCAAACTTAGTGACCTTAAAGGCAGATCAAAGTGTGAAAACCTGCTCGGGACAATTTACGGCGACTATGGAAACATGCATAAGTCCAAAGCACATTTTGAAAAAAGTTTGAAGTATCTTGATAAAACAGACGACACAGCCTTGCGGGGGAAGGTTGAAATAAATTTAGGCATTACGCATACAGTACAGGAAAATTTTGATATAGCACTCTCCTACTTTAAACGTGCGATAGTAAATTTTCAACGTATAGGCGACTTGAAAAGAATATCTGAAATTCATCATAACATTGGAATGGTTCATCTCAAAAAAAATTATTATGAAGATGCACTAATAGAATTTGATCAGAGTATTTCCGCGGCACTTCAGGCAGGATTTCTACCTACATTGAGTATCACTTATATAAGCAAAGCTTACCTCTTTACGCTGCTTGAAGATTTTGTTCTTGCCGGTGCCTTTGCAGAAAAAGCAATGGATATTGCTTACAAAATAAATGACAAACTAACCATCGCTGAAGTCTATAAAGTCAAAGGTATAATCGAAAGGAATCTTAATAATTTTGATCTGTCTGAGAATTACCTTTTAACAAGTCTGCGTTTAAACAATGAACTGAATAATAAACTCAACCAGGCAGAAACATCTTACGAACTGGGTGTTCTTTATAAAGATATAAAGAGAAAGAAAGACAGCCATTATTATCTTAACACCGCTCTTCAATACTATAAAAAGATTAATGCCGCGGCAGAAATTGAGAATATCAGGACCTGTTTACAGAATTAA